Proteins encoded in a region of the Sugiyamaella lignohabitans strain CBS 10342 chromosome B, complete sequence genome:
- the PRO1 gene encoding glutamate 5-kinase (Gamma-glutamyl kinase; catalyzes the first step in proline biosynthesis; PRO1 has a paralog, YHR033W, that arose from the whole genome duplication; GO_component: GO:0005737 - cytoplasm [Evidence IEA,IEA,IEA]; GO_component: GO:0005737 - cytoplasm [Evidence IDA] [PMID 14562095]; GO_function: GO:0005524 - ATP binding [Evidence IEA]; GO_function: GO:0003723 - RNA binding [Evidence IEA]; GO_function: GO:0004349 - glutamate 5-kinase activity [Evidence IEA,IEA]; GO_function: GO:0004349 - glutamate 5-kinase activity [Evidence IDA] [PMID 12513997]; GO_function: GO:0004349 - glutamate 5-kinase activity [Evidence ISS] [PMID 1350780]; GO_function: GO:0004349 - glutamate 5-kinase activity [Evidence IGI,IMP] [PMID 2824433]; GO_function: GO:0016301 - kinase activity [Evidence IEA]; GO_function: GO:0000166 - nucleotide binding [Evidence IEA]; GO_function: GO:0016740 - transferase activity [Evidence IEA]; GO_process: GO:0055129 - L-proline biosynthetic process [Evidence IEA]; GO_process: GO:0008652 - cellular amino acid biosynthetic process [Evidence IEA]; GO_process: GO:0016310 - phosphorylation [Evidence IEA]; GO_process: GO:0006561 - proline biosynthetic process [Evidence IEA,IEA]; GO_process: GO:0006561 - proline biosynthetic process [Evidence IDA] [PMID 12513997]), which translates to MSQIVETAVKLRRDGHKVLIVSSGGIAVGLKRLKLTQRPKHLSSVQAVAAIGQARLIGLWDDLFRQLDQPIAQILLTRNDIADRTQYLNAANTMNELLNMGVIPIVNENDTLSVSEIRFGDNDTLSAITAGMVNANYLFLMTDVDCLYTENPRTNPEAKPILVVDDISKLKVDVSSGAGSNVGTGGMTTKLIAARLATSAGVNTIICKSSIPGNIHLIVKYIQTHDTPSVEVIADKIPTAISSASASHTSLTETPEIQQHELESLTIEDVPLHTRFLPIGQPIKDRQFWILHGLSPSGSIFIDQGASSALTRSNRAGLLPVGIINVDGIFHTSECVNIYSAHRSSDGVGMDKSKPSKLIGKALVNYSSTELDRIKGLHSHEIESAIGYADSEYAAFRDNMAFF; encoded by the coding sequence ATGTCTCAAATAGTCGAGACGGCTGTCAAGCTTAGAAGAGATGGTCATAAAGTCTTGATCGTATCATCTGGAGGCATTGCGGTGGGCCTGAAAAGATTGAAGCTGACGCAACGACCAAAACATCTGTCATCTGTACAAGCTGTGGCAGCTATTGGACAGGCCCGTTTAATTGGATTATGGGACGATCTTTTTCGTCAATTGGACCAGCCCATTGCACAAATCTTGCTAACTCGAAATGATATTGCCGATAGAACCCAGTACTTGAATGCTGCTAATACTATGAACGAACTTCTCAATATGGGGGTTATTCCTATTGtgaatgaaaatgataCTTTATCAGTCTCTGAAATTCGCTTTGGTGATAACGATACGCTCTCTGCTATTACGGCTGGCATGGTGAATGCCAACTATTTGTTCTTGATGACTGACGTAGATTGTCTCTATACCGAGAATCCTAGAACTAATCCAGAAGCGAAACCGATTTTGGTAGTTGACGATATTTCAAAGTTGAAAGTTGATGTATCTAGTGGAGCTGGCAGTAATGTTGGAACTGGAGGTATGACAACAAAGCTTATTGCTGCTAGGTTAGCTACTTCAGCTGGAGTCAACACCATTATTTGCAAAAGTTCAATTCCGGGAAATATACACTTGATTGTCAAGTATATTCAAACTCATGATACTCCTTCTGTCGAGGTAATCGCTGATAAGATTCCAACAGCTATCTCATCAGCGAGTGCATCGCACACTAGTTTGACAGAGACTCCAGAGATCCAACAACATGAACTTGAAAGTCTTACAATCGAAGATGTTCCCCTTCATACTCGGTTTTTGCCTATTGGTCAGCCAATAAAAGACCGCCAATTTTGGATTCTGCATGGACTTTCACCTTCTGgaagtatatttattgatcAAGGAGCATCATCTGCTCTCACTCGATCCAACCGTGCTGGTTTGTTACCAGTCGGCATCATCAATGTAGACGGCATATTTCATACCTCTGAATGCGTTAATATCTATTCGGCACATCGTAGCTCTGACGGCGTTGGTATGGATAAGAGCAAACCATCCAAACTGATTGGCAAGGCCCTTGTTAACTACTCGTCTACAGAACTTGATCGCATCAAGGGTCTTCACAGCCATGAGATTGAGTCTGCCATTGGCTATGCTGATTCAGAATATGCTGCTTTCAGAGACAACATGGCATTTTTTTAA